The Cardinium endosymbiont cEper1 of Encarsia pergandiella nucleotide sequence TCTCGGCTTCACACAATAAAGAGGGGCTCCCAATAATATCGGCATCACACTGTAAAAACTCTCTATAACGGCCCTTTTGCGGTCTGTCTGCCCTCCATACTGGTTGTACTTGGTAGCGTCTAAAAGGAAAGCATATCTGATGCTGATGGGCTGCTACATAACGCATCAAAGGAACGGTTAAATCATACCGGAGCGCTTTATCGCTGATTAACGGTTTTAATTTTCTATAGTCTGTAGGGCTTATGGGTGCAGCCATTTCTCCTAAGAAATTACCAGATTTGAGGACATTAAAAATCAATTGTTCTCCTTCTTGACCATATTTTCCTGTAAGCGTAGCACGGGTTTCCAAAGCAGGCGTCTCGAGCGGTTCAAATCCATACAAGGCATAAATAGACCGAATGATAGAAAGAATATAATTGCGACGATACACCTGAAGAGGGCTGTAGTCGCGCATACCTTTTACAAGACTGGGTAATATAGCCATCTATTTTTTTTGCCAACGGGTGAACAATGTATTGCTAAGTTATAAAAAGATGGCGCAGCCTAATGGATAGGTCCTCACTATCGTTTCCCTGTTATAGAAGTTTTAATAGCACAGATAGCCTAAAGGATCAAAACTGCGACAAATACTAAGTTACATGATGATTAGATTATTCACAACAGTTTATAGAGCGCTGTCGCATTTGTTTAAAAAAAAGATTATTTTGGTGGTTGAATTTAAAAATTAATGACCATGTTTGCTATTACGCTAAGATCATTTCCCTATTTTTAACGGTTCAGTTTAACCAAATCAAGTGCTATTGCAGCTACTTTATCTTGAGCGCTGGCATGCGATGCCGTAAAAGGTTGCATTTGCTTGACTAATTTTAATTGCTGCGCTTCGTCATTAAATAATTCTACTATCTTAGGTATGAGTAGAAAAGGACATTCTTGATCTGTAATAAGTATAACAGCTCCCTGATGGGCCAATGGCAAACTGTTCTTAGTTTGGTGATCTTTTACCACATTGGATGATGGCACCAAAATGGTCGGCTTTCTCCATACACAAAGCTCTGCAATCGATAATGCGCCAGCTCTAGAAACAACAATATCTGCTGCTGCATAAGCCATTTCCATATTGCTTAAATAGGGATAACATTTTACATAAGCATAATTATGCATCGCTTTGTTAATGGGCTCAAAGTAACGCTTACCTGTAATCCATATAATTTGTATATCCAAGTTAGATAAATGATCTTTCCATGCCAGCATCGTTGTATTCAATATCTTTGCACCTCCACTGCCACCAACCACAAGCAGACACTTTTTATTTTGATAGGAAGAAAAACTAAAATACTCAAGTGCATCCATTCGGTCTTCTTGGAAGGTACAGAGGGAGGAACGTATGGGGTTACCTGTATATACTATTTTTTCCTTTTCACAAGGGAAAATAACATGTGAATAACCTGTACAAACTTTGTCTACCCATTTAGCAAGGAATCTATTCGTTAAACCAGCTATACTGTTTTGTTCTTGGATAAGGGTAGGAATTTTTTGCATAGAAGCTACAAACAATGTAGGGAAAGAGGCATATCCTCCAGTTCCAATAACTAAATCAGGTTTAAACGATTTAATAATACGCCTTACTTGGTATAAACTTTTTAAAAGCAAAAAGGGGATCAATAGGTTTTTAATGAGGCTATTCCTTTTCAATCCTTTTATACTGATCCGCACAATGGGATAACCAGCAGCAACTACCAAGCCCACTTCACTACTTTTTTTTGTCCCTACAAATAAAAAAGTTGCATCTGGAACTTGCTTCTTAATGCCATCGGCAATAGCTATAGCAGGATAAATATGTCCGCCTGTACCTCCACAACCGACCAAAATACGCATAAATAGTATAATGAATTAATCCTTTAGGACAGCTGCTTGATCGATCTCTACTGTGCCATTAGGTGTTGTAATCGTATACTGGGTTAAATTCCTTGTAGCACGTAAACCAATCCCTTTTAACTCATGGGATTTGTGTGCTATTACAATAGGTAGATCTGTAAATATTATTTCTTGCTTCATATCGTATGACAACTGTTCCGTTCGGATGGTCAATTGTTTTTCTGGAACAGTAACGAGAACGTTTCCTGTTATGATACACAGGCTTTGTTCTTTATTGTAAAGAAGCTTATTGGCTTGAATATAAATAGGACCTGCTTCTTGATCT carries:
- the murG gene encoding undecaprenyldiphospho-muramoylpentapeptide beta-N-acetylglucosaminyltransferase encodes the protein MRILVGCGGTGGHIYPAIAIADGIKKQVPDATFLFVGTKKSSEVGLVVAAGYPIVRISIKGLKRNSLIKNLLIPFLLLKSLYQVRRIIKSFKPDLVIGTGGYASFPTLFVASMQKIPTLIQEQNSIAGLTNRFLAKWVDKVCTGYSHVIFPCEKEKIVYTGNPIRSSLCTFQEDRMDALEYFSFSSYQNKKCLLVVGGSGGAKILNTTMLAWKDHLSNLDIQIIWITGKRYFEPINKAMHNYAYVKCYPYLSNMEMAYAAADIVVSRAGALSIAELCVWRKPTILVPSSNVVKDHQTKNSLPLAHQGAVILITDQECPFLLIPKIVELFNDEAQQLKLVKQMQPFTASHASAQDKVAAIALDLVKLNR
- the lptC gene encoding LPS export ABC transporter periplasmic protein LptC, with translation MVECNDQKSFFANLVYRSNYLIVRLCLSVVALSAPAYADNDLLDEVPLLETIQFELLGTDCSGRLQVTVKAYEMCQSQNGNITLTDDIKIVVLNNKVDQEAGPIYIQANKLLYNKEQSLCIITGNVLVTVPEKQLTIRTEQLSYDMKQEIIFTDLPIVIAHKSHELKGIGLRATRNLTQYTITTPNGTVEIDQAAVLKD